One region of Clostridiales bacterium genomic DNA includes:
- a CDS encoding QueT transporter family protein, translating into MHITTRKLTAAAVTGAAYAALTMLLAPISYGAIQCRVSEVLCILPFFIPCTAWGLFVGCAIANLLSAAGIFDVVFGSLATLLAALCTAWLGRGRGAQSWVRCILAALMPVVFNFLLVGAVLTWSLTDAVFPHLNASFWVFGGQVALGEVIVLGVLGLPLMRLLPRNPKFREIIRSYQKE; encoded by the coding sequence ATGCACATCACCACGAGAAAGCTGACCGCCGCGGCGGTCACGGGCGCGGCCTATGCCGCATTGACGATGCTTCTGGCGCCGATCAGTTACGGAGCGATCCAGTGCCGGGTCTCGGAGGTGCTGTGCATTTTGCCGTTTTTCATCCCCTGCACGGCGTGGGGGCTGTTCGTCGGCTGCGCGATCGCCAATCTGCTGAGCGCGGCGGGCATTTTTGACGTGGTTTTCGGCTCGCTCGCAACGCTGCTGGCGGCGCTGTGCACGGCGTGGCTCGGCCGCGGCCGCGGTGCGCAGTCGTGGGTGCGGTGCATCCTCGCCGCGCTCATGCCGGTCGTGTTCAATTTCCTGCTGGTCGGCGCGGTGCTCACGTGGTCGCTCACGGACGCCGTGTTTCCGCACCTGAATGCATCGTTCTGGGTCTTCGGCGGCCAGGTCGCGCTCGGTGAGGTCATCGTGCTCGGCGTGCTGGGCCTGCCGCTCATGCGCCTGCTGCCGCGCAATCCGAAGTTCCGCGAGATCATCCGCAGCTATCAAAAGGAGTGA
- the malQ gene encoding 4-alpha-glucanotransferase, giving the protein MDRSSGILLPVSALPGPCGIGDLGADARDFIDFLAAAGQRYWQILPLNPPDGAHSPYLSASTFAGSTDLLSPEPFLARGALTAGEVRAIDWGADPMRVDYDRVYAGRTALWDAAFAREKASAAPALRAALAAEPWLRDYCLYMAVKEEQGGAPWYAWPQPLRDRSSAALAAALERLDDRVLLHAYLQTEFTRQWDAVRAYAHAHGVRIIGDLPMYVAPDSADVWAQPAQFRLDPDGQPSAVAGVPPDYFSADGQLWGNPLYDWDAMRADGFQWWKDRIRGAAKRYDVVRLDHFRAISSYWVVPRGELTARGGHWAPGPGPALLQALHTAAPELELIAEDLGTIDDDVRRLVARSGCPGMRVLLFGFDPSGTSEHRPDRVRAHSVCYVGTHDNAPAAAWAALGGADADYAMRCLGVYDVARLPEALLRAGMGSRAELFIAQMQDVLGLGAESRMNTPGTASGNWVWRLLPGQADAQTAARLLARTQAACRA; this is encoded by the coding sequence ATGGACCGTTCCAGCGGTATCCTGCTGCCGGTGTCGGCCCTGCCGGGGCCGTGCGGCATCGGCGACCTGGGTGCAGACGCCCGGGATTTTATCGACTTTCTCGCTGCCGCCGGGCAGCGCTATTGGCAGATCCTGCCCCTCAACCCGCCGGACGGTGCGCACTCGCCGTACCTGTCGGCCTCGACGTTTGCCGGCAGCACCGACCTGCTCTCGCCAGAGCCGTTTCTGGCGCGCGGCGCGCTCACGGCCGGCGAGGTGCGCGCCATCGACTGGGGCGCAGACCCCATGCGCGTGGACTATGATCGCGTGTACGCGGGCAGGACCGCGCTCTGGGACGCGGCGTTCGCGCGCGAAAAGGCATCCGCCGCGCCCGCGCTGCGCGCCGCGCTCGCGGCTGAGCCGTGGCTGCGCGACTACTGCCTGTACATGGCCGTGAAGGAAGAGCAGGGCGGCGCGCCGTGGTATGCCTGGCCGCAGCCCCTGCGCGACCGCTCATCCGCCGCGCTCGCGGCCGCGCTCGAGCGGCTCGACGACCGCGTGCTCCTGCACGCTTATCTCCAGACGGAGTTCACCCGCCAGTGGGACGCGGTGCGCGCCTACGCGCACGCGCACGGCGTGCGCATCATCGGCGACCTGCCCATGTACGTCGCGCCCGACAGCGCGGACGTCTGGGCGCAGCCGGCGCAGTTTCGCCTCGACCCCGACGGGCAGCCGAGCGCCGTCGCCGGTGTCCCGCCGGACTATTTCAGCGCCGACGGCCAGCTCTGGGGCAACCCGCTCTATGATTGGGATGCCATGCGTGCGGACGGCTTCCAGTGGTGGAAAGACCGCATTCGCGGCGCTGCAAAGCGCTATGATGTGGTGCGCCTTGACCATTTTCGCGCCATTTCAAGCTATTGGGTGGTGCCACGTGGCGAACTGACCGCCCGCGGCGGCCACTGGGCGCCTGGCCCCGGCCCGGCGCTGCTGCAGGCGCTGCACACGGCAGCGCCGGAACTGGAGCTGATCGCCGAGGATCTCGGCACGATCGACGACGACGTGCGCCGCCTCGTCGCGCGCTCCGGCTGCCCCGGCATGCGCGTGCTGCTGTTCGGCTTTGACCCCAGCGGCACGTCCGAGCACCGGCCCGACCGCGTGCGCGCGCACAGCGTCTGTTACGTCGGCACGCACGACAATGCGCCCGCCGCCGCATGGGCGGCGCTCGGCGGCGCGGACGCGGACTATGCCATGCGCTGCCTCGGCGTGTACGACGTTGCGCGCCTGCCGGAGGCGCTGCTGCGTGCCGGCATGGGCTCGCGCGCGGAGCTGTTCATCGCGCAGATGCAGGACGTGCTCGGCCTCGGCGCGGAGAGCCGCATGAACACGCCCGGCACGGCCTCCGGCAACTGGGTCTGGCGGCTGCTGCCCGGTCAGGCGGACGCGCAGACGGCCGCGCGCCTGCTCGCGCGCACGCAGGCGGCCTGCCGCGCATAA
- the prfB gene encoding peptide chain release factor 2 produces MASIAFEEYKNKLNNLRPALDDLGGALHLDEARNEVEKLEEESAQDGFWNDTENSQRVQKRIKTLQHKLDRYAKLSGAWEDMLTMCEMAIEEDDDSMLPDLESEFHSFEETLESMRLETLLTGEYDANNAILTFHAGAGGTEAQDWTSMLYRMYNMWAERHGYTVKLMDYLDGDEAGIKSATIMIEGENAYGFLKSENGIHRLVRISPFDASGRRHTSFAAVEVMPEITEDSEIELRDEDIKMDVYRSSGAGGQKVNKTSSAVRLTHIPTGIVVSSQVERSHFQNLENCKNMLRARLAEIKEREHLEKISDIKGVQLKIEWGSQIRSYVFMPYTLAKDHRTGYENGNIQAVMDGDIDGFINAYLSMNADKENK; encoded by the coding sequence ATGGCATCCATTGCATTTGAAGAGTATAAAAACAAGCTCAACAACCTCCGCCCGGCGCTGGACGATCTGGGCGGCGCGCTGCATCTCGACGAGGCGCGCAACGAGGTCGAAAAGCTCGAGGAAGAGAGCGCGCAGGACGGCTTCTGGAACGACACCGAAAACAGCCAGCGCGTGCAAAAGCGCATCAAGACGCTCCAGCACAAGCTCGATCGCTACGCCAAGCTCTCCGGCGCGTGGGAGGATATGCTGACCATGTGCGAGATGGCCATCGAAGAGGACGACGACTCGATGCTGCCCGACCTTGAGAGCGAATTTCACAGCTTCGAGGAGACGCTCGAATCCATGCGGCTCGAGACGCTGCTGACCGGCGAGTATGACGCGAACAACGCCATCCTCACCTTCCACGCCGGCGCGGGCGGCACCGAGGCGCAGGACTGGACGAGCATGCTCTACCGCATGTACAACATGTGGGCCGAGCGCCACGGCTACACCGTCAAGCTCATGGACTATCTCGACGGCGACGAGGCCGGCATCAAGAGCGCGACGATCATGATCGAAGGCGAGAACGCCTACGGCTTCCTCAAGAGCGAAAACGGCATCCACCGCCTCGTGCGCATCAGCCCGTTTGACGCCTCCGGCCGCCGGCACACGTCGTTCGCCGCCGTGGAGGTCATGCCCGAGATCACCGAGGACAGCGAGATCGAGCTGCGCGACGAGGACATCAAGATGGACGTGTACCGCTCGTCCGGCGCGGGCGGCCAGAAGGTCAACAAGACCTCGTCCGCCGTGCGTCTGACGCACATCCCGACCGGTATCGTCGTGTCCAGCCAGGTCGAGCGCAGCCACTTCCAGAACCTCGAAAACTGCAAGAACATGCTCCGCGCGCGCCTGGCCGAGATCAAGGAGCGCGAGCACCTCGAGAAAATCTCCGACATCAAGGGCGTGCAGCTCAAGATCGAGTGGGGCAGCCAAATCCGCTCGTACGTGTTCATGCCGTACACGCTGGCCAAGGACCACCGCACTGGCTATGAAAACGGCAACATTCAGGCCGTCATGGACGGCGACATTGACGGCTTCATCAACGCCTACCTGAGCATGAACGCCGACAAGGAGAACAAATAA
- a CDS encoding lasso peptide biosynthesis protein: MYDNDHLDEQWLRQTPPPRRRGAGCGLTLLLVLLLVLAGAVFYPRIRARLTPVPAVQIRVESSVLPDTAPNCTANPRTAAVLRSAMRDQTDAAVYDCDAATLEACMAELLDDPELWVRSYQYTVHGGLNAHITVTFDWVYPDDGPARRAQLARTADGLLAAAPAGDYPRALYLYDWLLTHVRYVARETYDQTAYAAVCEGEAVCGGIADAYVYLLERGGIPARVITGTSRSADGTADSHAWVAAELDGAVYYFDPTWDLQDDESETALPGYLSHTWFALTAERMAVRHTADDPALWPDSRANADNYYVRSGYTAAEATVAAAAAAVRSQWDDGRAVLEFRCETPEVYAGMQSLLFERDRLWDVYRALGSYVSSSGYQCADDQQIIRLIPAR; the protein is encoded by the coding sequence ATGTACGATAACGATCACTTGGATGAGCAATGGCTGCGTCAAACGCCGCCGCCGCGCCGCCGCGGTGCGGGCTGCGGGCTGACGCTACTGCTGGTGCTGCTGCTTGTGCTGGCGGGCGCGGTGTTTTATCCGCGCATCCGCGCACGGCTCACGCCGGTGCCGGCCGTGCAGATCCGGGTGGAGTCGTCCGTCCTGCCGGACACGGCACCGAACTGCACGGCCAACCCGCGCACGGCCGCCGTGCTGCGCTCAGCGATGCGCGACCAGACGGACGCCGCGGTCTACGACTGCGACGCCGCCACGCTCGAGGCCTGCATGGCAGAGCTGCTCGATGACCCGGAGCTCTGGGTGCGCTCCTATCAGTACACGGTCCACGGCGGGCTGAACGCGCACATCACTGTTACCTTCGACTGGGTCTATCCCGACGACGGCCCGGCGCGCCGCGCGCAGCTTGCCCGGACGGCGGACGGCCTGCTCGCCGCCGCCCCGGCGGGGGACTATCCCCGCGCGCTGTATCTCTACGACTGGCTGCTTACGCACGTGCGCTACGTCGCGCGCGAGACGTATGACCAGACGGCCTACGCCGCCGTCTGCGAGGGGGAGGCCGTCTGCGGCGGCATCGCCGACGCCTACGTCTACCTGCTCGAGCGCGGCGGCATCCCGGCGCGCGTCATCACGGGCACGTCCCGATCGGCTGACGGCACGGCCGACAGCCACGCCTGGGTCGCGGCGGAGCTCGACGGCGCGGTCTATTACTTCGACCCCACCTGGGATCTGCAGGACGACGAGAGCGAGACGGCGCTGCCGGGCTACCTCAGCCACACGTGGTTCGCCCTCACGGCCGAGCGCATGGCCGTGCGCCACACGGCCGACGATCCCGCCCTCTGGCCGGACAGCCGCGCAAACGCCGATAATTACTACGTCCGCAGCGGCTACACGGCGGCGGAGGCCACCGTCGCCGCCGCGGCTGCCGCCGTGCGCAGCCAGTGGGACGACGGGCGCGCCGTGCTGGAGTTTCGCTGCGAGACGCCGGAGGTCTACGCCGGCATGCAGTCCCTGCTCTTCGAACGCGACCGGCTCTGGGATGTCTACCGCGCGCTCGGCAGCTACGTGTCCTCGTCCGGCTACCAGTGCGCGGACGACCAGCAGATCATCCGCCTTATCCCCGCGCGATGA
- a CDS encoding epoxyqueuosine reductase QueH, whose amino-acid sequence MKENYQKQLDALLAALPPEGKPRLLLQSCCGPCSSYVLEYLTRYFRVTVLYYNPNIQPRDEYDRRLYWQRELIRQLPTPEPVDLLACDYDGQRYIDAVRGLEREPEGGARCTVCFRLRLEETARQARAHGFDFFGTTLTVSPHKDAQRLNAIGAELAQQYGVRWLPSDFKKREGYKRSIELSKQYGLYRQEYCGCLYSKPVDNAAAGE is encoded by the coding sequence ATGAAAGAAAACTATCAAAAACAGCTCGATGCGCTGCTCGCTGCCCTCCCGCCGGAGGGCAAGCCGCGCCTGCTGCTGCAGAGCTGCTGCGGCCCGTGCAGCAGCTACGTGCTCGAGTACCTCACGCGGTATTTTCGCGTGACCGTGCTGTATTATAACCCGAACATCCAGCCGCGGGACGAATATGACCGCCGCCTCTACTGGCAGCGGGAGCTCATCCGTCAGCTCCCGACGCCGGAGCCGGTGGACCTGCTCGCGTGCGATTATGACGGGCAGCGCTACATCGACGCCGTCCGCGGCCTCGAGCGCGAGCCGGAGGGCGGCGCGCGCTGCACGGTGTGCTTCCGCCTGCGTCTGGAGGAGACGGCGCGGCAGGCGCGCGCGCACGGGTTCGACTTTTTCGGCACGACGCTCACCGTCTCGCCGCACAAGGACGCGCAGCGGCTCAACGCCATCGGCGCGGAGCTGGCGCAGCAATACGGCGTGCGCTGGCTGCCGTCGGACTTCAAAAAGCGCGAGGGCTATAAGCGCAGCATCGAGCTGTCCAAACAGTACGGCCTCTACCGGCAGGAATACTGCGGCTGTCTGTACAGCAAACCGGTTGACAACGCGGCGGCGGGGGAGTAA
- a CDS encoding dCMP deaminase family protein, producing the protein MDQRMSKDKYYLNIADAVLDRSTCLRRKYGAIIVKNDEILSTGYNGAPRGRVNCSELGYCNREQLRIPSGQRYELCRSVHAEANAIISAARRDMIGGTLYLVGRDAASGELLHDTTSCAMCRRMIINSGITRVVNRIGDDGIEIIDVQNWIVNDESIQPKAEAE; encoded by the coding sequence ATGGACCAGCGCATGAGTAAGGACAAATATTATCTCAACATCGCCGACGCGGTGCTCGACCGCTCGACCTGCCTGCGGCGCAAATACGGCGCGATCATCGTCAAGAACGACGAGATCCTCTCCACCGGCTACAACGGCGCGCCGCGCGGGCGCGTCAACTGCTCCGAGCTCGGCTACTGCAACCGCGAGCAGCTGCGCATTCCCAGCGGCCAGCGGTACGAGCTGTGCCGCAGCGTGCACGCTGAGGCCAACGCCATCATCTCCGCCGCCCGGCGCGACATGATCGGCGGCACGCTCTACCTCGTCGGGCGCGACGCCGCCAGCGGCGAGCTGCTGCACGACACGACCTCGTGCGCCATGTGCCGGCGCATGATCATCAACTCCGGCATCACGCGCGTCGTCAACCGCATCGGCGACGACGGCATTGAGATCATCGACGTGCAGAACTGGATCGTCAACGACGAGTCCATCCAGCCGAAGGCTGAGGCCGAATGA